Proteins encoded together in one Prionailurus viverrinus isolate Anna chromosome B1, UM_Priviv_1.0, whole genome shotgun sequence window:
- the HNRNPDL gene encoding heterogeneous nuclear ribonucleoprotein D-like isoform X1 encodes MEVPPRLSHVPPPLFPSAPATLASRSLSHWRPRAPRQLAPLLPSLAPSSARQGARRAQRHVTAQQPSRLAGGAAIKGGRRRRPDLFRRHFKSSSIQRSAAAAAATRTARQHPPADSSATMEDMNEYSNIEEFAEGSKINASKNQQDDGKMFIGGLSWDTSKKDLTEYLSRFGEVVDCTIKTDPVTGRSRGFGFVLFKDAASVDKVLELKEHKLDGKLIDPKRAKALKGKEPPKKVFVGGLSPDTSEEQIKEYFGAFGEIENIELPMDTKTNERRGFCFITYTDEEPVKKLLESRYHQIGSGKCEIKVAQPKEVYRQQQQQQKGGRGAAAGGRGGTRGRGRGQGQNWNQGFNNYYDQGYGNYNSAYGGDQNYSGYGGYDYTGYNYGNYGYGQGYADYSGQQSTYGKASRGGGNHQNNYQPY; translated from the exons ATGGAGGTCCCGCCCCGGCTCTCCCATGTGCCGCCGCCATTGTTCCCCTCTGCTCCCGCTACTTTAGCCTCCCGCAGCCTTTCCCATTGGCGGCCGCGGGCGCCTCGGCAGCTCGCCCCGCTCCTCCCTTCGCTCGCTCCCAGCTCCGCCCGGCAGGGGGCGCGCCGGGCCCAGCGCCACGTCACCGCCCAGCAGCCCTCCCGATTGGCGGGAGGGGCGGCTATAAAGGGAGGGCGCAGGCGGCGCCCGGATCTCTTCCGCCGCCATTTTAAATCCAGCTCCATACAACGctccgccgccgctgctgccgcgACCCGGACTGCGCGCCAGCATCCCCCGGCCGACAGCTCCGCCACCATGGAGGACATGAACGAGTACAGCAACATAGAGGAATTCGCAGAGGGATCCAAGATCAACGCGAGCAAGAATCAGCAGGATGACGG TAAAATGTTTATTGGAGGCTTGAGCTGGGATACAAGCAAGAAAGATCTGACTGAATATTTGTCTCGATTTGGGGAAGTTGTAGACTGTACAATAAAAACAGATCCAGTGACTGGAAGATCAAGAGGATTTGGATTTGTGCTTTTCAAAGATGCTGCTAGTGTTGATAAG GTTTTGGAACTGAAAGAACACAAACTGGATGGCAAATTGATAGACCCCAAAAGGGCCAAAGCTTTAAAAGGGAAAGAACCTCCCAAAAAGGTTTTTGTGGGTGGATTGAGCCCAGATACTTCTGAAgaacaaattaaagaatattttggaGCCTTTGGAGAG ATTGAAAATATTGAACTTCCCatggatacaaaaacaaatgaaagaagaggattTTGCTTTATTACATACACAGATGAAGAGCCAGTAAAGAAATTGTTAGAAAGCAGATATCATCAAATTGGTTCTGGGAAG tGTGAAATCAAAGTTGCACAACCCAAAGAGGTCTATaggcagcaacagcaacaacaaaaaggaggaagaggtgcTGCAGCTGGTGGACGAGGTGGTACTAGGGGTCGTGGACGAG GTCAGGGCCAAAACTGGAACCAAGGATTTAATAACTATTATGATCAAGGATATGGAAATTACAATAGTGCCTATGGTGGTGATCAAAACTATAGTGGCTATGGCGGCTATGATTATACTGGGTATAACTATGGGAACTATGGATATGGACAGGGATATGCAGACTACAGTG GCCAACAGAGCACTTACGGCAAGGCGTCTCGAGGGGGTGGCAATCACCAAAACAATTACCAGCCATACTAA
- the HNRNPDL gene encoding heterogeneous nuclear ribonucleoprotein D-like isoform X2 translates to MEVPPRLSHVPPPLFPSAPATLASRSLSHWRPRAPRQLAPLLPSLAPSSARQGARRAQRHVTAQQPSRLAGGAAIKGGRRRRPDLFRRHFKSSSIQRSAAAAAATRTARQHPPADSSATMEDMNEYSNIEEFAEGSKINASKNQQDDGKMFIGGLSWDTSKKDLTEYLSRFGEVVDCTIKTDPVTGRSRGFGFVLFKDAASVDKVLELKEHKLDGKLIDPKRAKALKGKEPPKKVFVGGLSPDTSEEQIKEYFGAFGEIENIELPMDTKTNERRGFCFITYTDEEPVKKLLESRYHQIGSGKCEIKVAQPKEVYRQQQQQQKGGRGAAAGGRGGTRGRGRGQQSTYGKASRGGGNHQNNYQPY, encoded by the exons ATGGAGGTCCCGCCCCGGCTCTCCCATGTGCCGCCGCCATTGTTCCCCTCTGCTCCCGCTACTTTAGCCTCCCGCAGCCTTTCCCATTGGCGGCCGCGGGCGCCTCGGCAGCTCGCCCCGCTCCTCCCTTCGCTCGCTCCCAGCTCCGCCCGGCAGGGGGCGCGCCGGGCCCAGCGCCACGTCACCGCCCAGCAGCCCTCCCGATTGGCGGGAGGGGCGGCTATAAAGGGAGGGCGCAGGCGGCGCCCGGATCTCTTCCGCCGCCATTTTAAATCCAGCTCCATACAACGctccgccgccgctgctgccgcgACCCGGACTGCGCGCCAGCATCCCCCGGCCGACAGCTCCGCCACCATGGAGGACATGAACGAGTACAGCAACATAGAGGAATTCGCAGAGGGATCCAAGATCAACGCGAGCAAGAATCAGCAGGATGACGG TAAAATGTTTATTGGAGGCTTGAGCTGGGATACAAGCAAGAAAGATCTGACTGAATATTTGTCTCGATTTGGGGAAGTTGTAGACTGTACAATAAAAACAGATCCAGTGACTGGAAGATCAAGAGGATTTGGATTTGTGCTTTTCAAAGATGCTGCTAGTGTTGATAAG GTTTTGGAACTGAAAGAACACAAACTGGATGGCAAATTGATAGACCCCAAAAGGGCCAAAGCTTTAAAAGGGAAAGAACCTCCCAAAAAGGTTTTTGTGGGTGGATTGAGCCCAGATACTTCTGAAgaacaaattaaagaatattttggaGCCTTTGGAGAG ATTGAAAATATTGAACTTCCCatggatacaaaaacaaatgaaagaagaggattTTGCTTTATTACATACACAGATGAAGAGCCAGTAAAGAAATTGTTAGAAAGCAGATATCATCAAATTGGTTCTGGGAAG tGTGAAATCAAAGTTGCACAACCCAAAGAGGTCTATaggcagcaacagcaacaacaaaaaggaggaagaggtgcTGCAGCTGGTGGACGAGGTGGTACTAGGGGTCGTGGACGAG GCCAACAGAGCACTTACGGCAAGGCGTCTCGAGGGGGTGGCAATCACCAAAACAATTACCAGCCATACTAA